In Comamonas koreensis, the genomic stretch AAAGCCCAAGGCAAACCAGGGAATCGTGATCTGGCGGGCCTGCACAGGGCGGTTGTCTGCGGGCTGGTTGGCGGATGCGTCCGGACCTGGACGTTTGGCCAGCCACAGCGACAGTGCAATCAGAAACGGGGCAAGCATCATCACCCGTACCATCTTCGCGACCACGGCGGTGTCGGCCGCGCTGCTGCTGATGGCGCCGCCAGCAGCGACCACCTGCGCCACCTCATGCACGGTCGAGCCCACCCAGAGGCCATAGCCGGCCTCGCTCATCTGCAGGCTGGGCGCGAGCCACTGGTAGAGCACCGGGTACAAAAAGGTGCCCACGGTGCCAAAGACCACCACGGTGGCGATGGCGACCGCCACATCATCGGCGCGCGCCTTGGCCACCGGGGCGGTGGCCAGCACGGCCGCTGCGCCGCAGATGGCGCTGCCCGCGCCCACCAGCATGCTGGTGCGGGCATCCAGCCCCAGCCAGCGCTGGCCCAGCCACTGCGCCAGCACAAAGGTGCTGCCGAGCATCAGCGCATCGATCAGCACGCCGCTGGCGCCCACGGCAGAGATGTCCTGGAAGGTCAGGCGCAGGCCATAGAGGATGATGCCCAGGCGCAGCAGCTGCTGCCTGGACAGGCCCACCCCCGCAGCCGCCGGCGCCTGCACCCAGCCGTAGACAGTATTTCCCACCAGCATGCCGATGACGATGGCCAGCGTGAGCGCGCTCAGCCCATGGCTGCCAAACCAGGGCAGGGCCGCGAGCGTGCTGGCCAGCCAGGCAATGGCCGCACACAGCAGCAGCCCCGGTGCCAGGCGTTTGGCGCCATCGAGCCAGTGGCCGTTGCGCAGTTGGGGGAGGGAGAGGGGGGCGAGTGACATGGGCGGTTCCAGAGGCCCTGGCAGGGCCAAAAGCGGTGGCCTGCCGGGCGATATGGAATCACTATAGAAATTATTCTTATATCTGTATAACTAATTGTTTGGTTAATATCTACCGATAAAATAGGTAGATATTTTTTTATCAACCCAAGCGCCTTGTGCGCCATCAATATGCTCCATCTCAGCCTGCGCCAGTGGGAGGTCTTCTGCGCCATCGCCCACAACGGCAGCACCGTCGCTGCGGCCCAGGCCATCGGCCTGTCGCAATCAGCGGTCAGCGCCGCCTTGCAGCAGCTGGAGGCGGGCCTGGGCGCGCAGCTGTTTGCGCGCAGCGGCAAGCGCCTGGTGCTCAATGATCTGGGGCGCAGCCTGTGGCCGCAAGCGCAAGGCTTGCTGGAGCTGGCCTTGCAGCTGGAGCAGGCCACGCAGCAGACCGAGCCGATGGCGCCCGTGGTGCTGCGGCTGGCGGCCAGCACCACGATTGCCAACCATGTGCTGCCGGCCATCCTGGCGGACTTCATGCAGCGCTATGCGCTGGTGCGGTTTGAGGTGGTGATCGGCAATACGCGCGAGGTGGCCGAGGCGGTGGGCGAGGCCAGTGTGGACCTGGGCTTTATCGAAGGGGTGAGCCACTGGCCGGCGCTGGAGGTGCAGCCCTGGCGCGAGGATGAGCTGGTGCTGATTGCCGCGCCGGGCCATGCGCTGGTGGCCGCTGCCGGCCACAGCCCTGTCAGCGCCCAGCAGCTGGGCGCTTGCCGCTGGCTACTGCGTGAAGAGGGCTCGGGTACGCGCGAGGCAGTGGAGTTCACCGTGCTGTCCCAGCTGCGGGAATGGCCGATTGCGGCGGTGCTGGGCAGCTCCGAAGCCATTTGCACGGCGGTGGCGCGCGGGGCGGGCATCAGCTGCCTGTCACGCGTCATTGCCCAGCCCTGGATCGAGCGCGGCGAGCTGGCCGTGCTGCACAGCCTGTTGCCGCCGATGCGGCGCCAGTTTTCGCTGCTGCAGCGCCAGGGCAAGCAGCGATCGCCGGTGCTGCAGGCCTTGGTGCAGGCCTGTATGGACGCTGTCTGAGCCCAGTTGAGCAGGTTCTTAACGAACGTGCTGCTTGTCGAGCTTGCGCGCCAGGGTGCGCCGGTGCATGCCCAGGCGGCGCGCGGTCTCGGAGATGTTGAAGCCGGTCTCGGCGAGGGTCTCGTGGATCTTCTCCCACTCCAGCGTCTTGATCGAGGTGGTGGCGGCGGTCAGATCGACCTCGGTGCTGCCTTCGACCCGGCTGAAGGCCGCCTCGATGTCGTCGGTGTTGGAAGGCTTGGCCAGGTAGTGGCAGGCGCCCAGCTTGATGGCCTCCACCGCCGTGGCAATGCTGGCGTAGCCGGTCAGCACCACAATCAGTGCCTCGGGGTTTTGCGCATGCAGCAACTGCACGCAGGACAGGCCCGAGGCGTGGCCGGCCAGCTTCAAGTCCATCACCGCGTACTGAGGGCGCTCGGTCTGCAAGAGTTGCGCCACTTCGTCGGCGCTGCTGGCATGGAGCACGCGGTAGCCACGTCGCTCAAAGGAGCGGCGCAGCGTGCGGGCAAAGGCGGCATCGTCTTCAACCAGGAGTAAGAGGCGTTCTTGGGTTGGCGTCATGGTGTGGTTCGTCATCCAGGGCAATGGAGGCCAGCGGCAGGCTGATGCGCACGGCCGCGCCGCCGCCCAGGTGCTGTTCGCGGTTGCGGGCCTCGACATGGCCGCCCAGCGAGCGGGCCACATTCATCACCAGGAACAGGCCCAGGCCACCGCCAGGGCGCTGTTTGGTGGACTGGTAGGGCTTGCCCAGGTGGGCCAGGATCTCGCTCTTGAAACCCGGGCCGCTGTCGGTCACCTGCAGCACCAGCTGGGCATCGTCCTGCGCGGGGCATTCCACCACGAGCTGGACAAAGCCGGGTGAGGCCTCTAGTGCATTGTCCAGCACATTGAAAATCATCTGTTGCAACGAGGTATCCGAGATGATCGGAATATCGCGCGCGACCTGCTTGCGGTAGACGAAGTT encodes the following:
- a CDS encoding response regulator transcription factor; translated protein: MTPTQERLLLLVEDDAAFARTLRRSFERRGYRVLHASSADEVAQLLQTERPQYAVMDLKLAGHASGLSCVQLLHAQNPEALIVVLTGYASIATAVEAIKLGACHYLAKPSNTDDIEAAFSRVEGSTEVDLTAATTSIKTLEWEKIHETLAETGFNISETARRLGMHRRTLARKLDKQHVR
- a CDS encoding YeiH family protein; its protein translation is MSLAPLSLPQLRNGHWLDGAKRLAPGLLLCAAIAWLASTLAALPWFGSHGLSALTLAIVIGMLVGNTVYGWVQAPAAAGVGLSRQQLLRLGIILYGLRLTFQDISAVGASGVLIDALMLGSTFVLAQWLGQRWLGLDARTSMLVGAGSAICGAAAVLATAPVAKARADDVAVAIATVVVFGTVGTFLYPVLYQWLAPSLQMSEAGYGLWVGSTVHEVAQVVAAGGAISSSAADTAVVAKMVRVMMLAPFLIALSLWLAKRPGPDASANQPADNRPVQARQITIPWFALGFVAVAGIHSLGVIPAQALAIGVQWDNALLTMAMAGLGLTTHVRAVRAAGIKPLLLALVLFVWLVLGGLAVNTWL
- a CDS encoding LysR substrate-binding domain-containing protein translates to MLHLSLRQWEVFCAIAHNGSTVAAAQAIGLSQSAVSAALQQLEAGLGAQLFARSGKRLVLNDLGRSLWPQAQGLLELALQLEQATQQTEPMAPVVLRLAASTTIANHVLPAILADFMQRYALVRFEVVIGNTREVAEAVGEASVDLGFIEGVSHWPALEVQPWREDELVLIAAPGHALVAAAGHSPVSAQQLGACRWLLREEGSGTREAVEFTVLSQLREWPIAAVLGSSEAICTAVARGAGISCLSRVIAQPWIERGELAVLHSLLPPMRRQFSLLQRQGKQRSPVLQALVQACMDAV